The following are from one region of the Halictus rubicundus isolate RS-2024b chromosome 15, iyHalRubi1_principal, whole genome shotgun sequence genome:
- the Exo70 gene encoding exocyst complex component 7 has product MMHITKADTSERRFEIQCKLETEIASLEALKEAEERSRKLTNSVVGILSSLEQRLATLRRTILPVYNETGNLQAQQQNIERTLNALDHAIGYYGVCQEVEGAVQAGPGGSGGLDSFLEAMNRLFNAQRYFQKNNPSSVELENVTSLFVVGLDALYAEFHDILTRQSKPILPIVLLDLIGSDEDTSGEDAPQSLCQLPESILGDLLKIAGWLEERGHRKHVKIYASVRSAIVLRSLQLLKEHQRSASGGSTHAGSPLPKAKFGNRHSISGQEASGRRASKRLQHAIEKKASRMLLKASQTTGLGLSLTTSRKPPPQLSAHSVEDTAPDEQEMENYLLLTVGLHKLMQAERSLVAKILPITLQAQVLEATVREAMDLVAHDGESIATRAKRCIVRRDFSAVLVIFPILKHLGELKPDLERTVEGCDYALRSKFTSVLNTLNVTGAKALEDFAESVRNESNSVLPKDGTVAENTSNVLVFLEQLAEYADTAGVVLRRSTDMEGTISVKQSENMYRIVLGTYIKKVLAQLNLALVSKSDTCYSDVALRALFRLNNHNHVVNALRRSSLMELLLLAEPNAEHTYNDLLLRDKSNYVSTTFSKARTYLEQPTDEPEPGAKTLKEKFLGFTRELEEVAKCQRSYSVPDARLREELRKELQQAIVPLYTVFHNKYRGISFSKNPTKYIKYTPEQISAMIYTFFDTTA; this is encoded by the exons ATGATGCATATTACAAAAGCTGACACATCTGAACGAAGATTTGAAATACAATGCAAATTAGAAACAGAAATTGCTTCCTTGGAAGCTTTGAAGGAAGCAGAAGAACGAAGTAGGAAATTAACTAACAGTGTTGTCGGAATACTTTCTTCTTTAGAACAACGTCTTGCAACATTACGGCGTACTATACTTCCTGTTTATAATGAAACAGGAAATCTACAAGCACAACAGCAAA ACATAGAAAGAACTTTAAATGCTTTAGATCATGCGATTGGATATTATGGGGTTTGTCAGGAAGTAGAAGGAGCAGTTCAAGCAGGTCCAGGAGGATCCGGAGGCTTAGACAGCTTTTTGGAAGCAATGAATCGTCTATTTAATGCACAACGTTACTTTCAGAAAAATAATCCAAGTTCAGTAGAATTAGAAAATGTAACTAGTTTATTCGTTGTTGGATTAGATGCTTTATATGCAGAATTCCATGATATTTTAACCAGGCAAAGTAAACCAATATTACCAATCGTTCTTTTGGACTTAATTGGCTCTGATGAAGACACTAGTGGCGAAGATGCTCCTCAATCTCTTTGTCAATTACCAGAAAGTATTTTAGGTGATTTACTTAAAATTGCTGGTTGGCTTGAGGAAAGAGGACATCGTAAACATGTAAAAATTTATGCATCTGTACGTTCCGCAATTGTTTTAAGATCTTTGCAATTGTTAAAAGAACATCAGAGGAGTGCTAGTGGTGGTAGTACACATGCAGGAAGTCCTTTACCA AAAGCTAAATTTGGCAACAGACATTCAATAAGTGGCCAAGAGGCTAGTGGAAGAAGAGCCTCTAAAAGATTACAGCATGCTATAGAAAAGAAAGCTAGCAGAATGTTATTGAAAGCTTCTCAGACTACCGGTTTAGGATTATCCTTGACTACATCCAGAAAACCACCACCACAATTGTCTGCGCACTCTGTAGAGGATACAGCACCAGACGAACAAGAAATGGagaactatttattattaacagtTGGACTTCACAAATTGATGCAGGCTGAACGATCACTGGTTGCCAAGATTTTGCCGATTACTTTGCAGGCCCAAGTTTTAGAAGCTACTGTGCGTGAAGCCATGGATCTAGTAGCTCATGATGGAGAAAGTATAGCAACTCGTGCTAAGAGGTGCATTGTACGACGTGATTTTTCAGCAGTACTGGTCATTTTCCCAATTTTAAAACATCTTGGTGAACTAAAACCGGATTTGGAAAGGACTGTTGAGGGTTGTGACTATGCCCTTCGGTCTAAATTTACTTCTGTGCTTAATACTCTGAATGTAACT GGAGCAAAAGCGCTAGAAGATTTTGCAGAAAGCGTTCGAAATGAGTCGAACTCAGTTTTACCTAAAGACGGAACCGTAGCAGAAAATACAAGTAATGTGTTAGTATTTTTAGAGCAACTAGCAGAATATGCAGATACTGCGGGAGTTGTTCTAAGACGTAGCACTGATATGGAGGGCACAATTTCCGTAAAACAATCGGAAAACATGTACAGAATCGTTTTAGGAACGTACATTA AAAAAGTATTAGCACAATTAAATTTGGCGCTTGTAAGTAAAAGTGATACTTGTTACTCGGACGTTGCGCTGCGTGCTCTCTTCCGTTTAAATAATCATAATCATGTTGTAAATGCTTTACGTCGCAGTTCTTTAATGGAACTACTCTTATTAGCAGAACCTAACGCAGAACATACATATAATGATCTTTTGTTACGTGATAAAAGTAATTACGTTTCAACTACATTTTCAAAAGCACGCACTTACCTCGAACAGCCCACTGACGAACCAG AACCAGGAGCAAAAACgttgaaagaaaaattcttaGGATTCACCAGGGAATTAGAGGAAGTTGCGAAGTGTCAACGCTCATATTCTGTACCTGATGCTCGACTACGAGAAGAGTTACGGAAAGAACTTCAGCAAGCTATAGTCCCCCTTTACACCGTTTTCCATAACAAATACCGCGGAATATCGTTTTCGAAGAACCCaactaaatatataaaatatactcCTGAACAAATTTCCGCAATGATTTATACATTCTTTGACACGACGGCATAA
- the LOC143361548 gene encoding chitinase-3-like protein 1 yields the protein MFKVALLVAFMATIVANVQAEKKIVCYFGSWAVYRPGNGQIQVSDINPSLCTHMIYTFIGINTDGTVKILDPWADLPDGGGKNGFGQFVARSKQSSGTKAMIAIGGWNEGSVKFSQVVSNPQTRSRLVQDVVGFLQRYNFDGFDVDWEYPNQRGGQLSDKQNFVALLRELRQAFDSRGYTLSVAVGAAEKSASLSYIIDQVAQYVHFINLMTYDMNGSWNNFAGHNAPLYASAREQGEQAKLNVNAAVRYWLSKGAPADKLVVGIPSYGRSFTLANAGNNDIGAPTIGAGTAGPYTKEPGMLGYNEICESMRQGGWTVRRQNEQRVPFAVKGNQWVGYDDVQSVGEKCDYINKLNLGGGMMWSVETDDFRGICGPKYPLLTKMNEVLRGRVPSDPQPPPNPPPTPKPTPPPPPPSSGLCNKEGYVRDPKDCSIFYYCQNVNGQWNPIQFHCPDGLAFDPSILACNYRDQVPGC from the exons ATGTTCAAGGTAGCGCTCTTGGTCGCGTTCATGGCGACAATCGTCGCCAATGTTCAAGCTGAAA AGAAGATCGTTTGCTACTTCGGTAGCTGggccgtgtatcgtccagggaaCGGACAGATCCAAGTATCGGATATCAACCCCAGTCTTTGCACGCACATGATCTACACCTTCATCGGTATCAACACGGACGGCACTGTCAAAATATTGGATCCGTGGGCCGATTTACCGGACGGCGGCGGCAAGAACGGTTTCGGCCAGTTCGTTGCCCGCAGCAAACAAAGCTCCGGTACCAAGGCTATGATCGCGATCGGCGGCTGGAACGAGGGATCCGTCAAGTTCTCTCAGGTGGTCAGCAATCCGCAAACCCGTTCCCGATTGGTTCAGGACGTGGTCGGGTTCCTGCAACGGTACAACTTCGACGGTTTCGACGTCGACTGGGAGTACCCTAACCAGCGCGGTGGTCAACTGTCCGACAAACAGAATTTCGTGGCTCTGTTGAGGGAGCTGAGACAGGCTTTCGACAGCCGCGGTTACACCCTCAGCGTGGCCGTTGGCGCCGCTGAGAAGTCCGCTTCCCTATCCTACATCATCGATCAGGTAGCACAGTATGTTCATTTCATCAATCTGATGACCTACGACATGAACGGTTCCTGGAACAACTTCGCTGGCCACAACGCCCCTCTGTATGCTTCCGCTCGTGAACAAGGAGAACAGGCTAAACTCAATGTT AATGCTGCCGTCCGCTACTGGCTCTCTAAAGGTGCTCCGGCCGATAAGCTCGTTGTTGGTATTCCTTCCTACGGAAGATCCTTCACTCTGGCAAACGCTGGCAACAATGATATAGGTGCTCCAACGATTGGTGCTGGAACTGCTGGACCATACACCAAAGAGCCGGGCATGCTGGGCTACAACGAGATTTGCGAATCTATGCGCCAAGGCGGCTGGACCGTTCGTCGGCAGAATGAGCAACGCGTGCCTTTTGCCGTCAAAGGCAACCAATGGGTCGGATACGACGATGTCCA GTCCGTTGGCGAAAAGTGTGACTACATTAACAAGCTCAATCTTGGCGGTGGTATGATGTGGAGCGTTGAAACCGACGACTTCCGTGGTATCTGTGGACCAAAGTATCCTCTTCTGACTAAAATGAACGAGGTCCTAAGAGGCCGTGTACCCAGCGATCCTCAACCACCACCAAACCCACCTCCAACGCCAAAACCGAcgccacccccacccccaccgtCGTCAGGATTATGCAACAAAGAAGGATATGTCCGCGACCCTAAAGACTGCTCCATCTTCTACTATTGCCAGAATGTGAACGGACAATGGAATCCGATCCAGTTCCACTGCCCAGATGGTCTCGCCTTTGACCCGTCCATCCTCGCCTGCAACTACAGAGACCAAGTACCGGGCTGCTGA
- the LOC143361882 gene encoding protein Loquacious-like: protein MFKTPVSTLQEGLVKGGSSLPVYTEVSFSIGPQTTEFVICVTCDKYTAKGSGTTKKEAKQNAAKAMIELLASLNFSNFSALKLPTEQKALGHNLQSSINLSDSSSSSLPTCSEDIFTNYVGSLMEYCVKNRMPDPCFDVVSITGESHNLTFTMSCTIGSVSKQASATTKKAAKQNAAKEILQHLEVNTNCNSTDIDETSEITEEFMNLKLDLPSSTNGQEIEDVYTKLKNKPIKSVKHIRMKEYHIILANMFKHTFKMQMHYLKSLYRKGEYCTRNVTEIKAIIEDSLNASIKMMNIRSQKYDRCIVGVKLTTVPFVVQFGIDKTFVLAERKALNKLIGYIMVFSI, encoded by the exons atgtttaaaacaccTGTATCAACCTTACAAGAAGGCCTTGTGAAAGGTGGCAGCTCTCTACCTGTGTACACAGAAGTTTCTTTTTCAATTGGACCTCAAACAACCGAATTTGTTATTTGTGTTACTTGTGATAAGTATACGGCGAAAGGCTCTGGAACTACTAAGAAAGAGGCTAAACAGAATGCAGCAAAGGCAATGATAGAGTTGTTGGCTTCGTTAAATTTCTCGAATTTTTCAGCGTTGAAGCTTCCAACAGAGCAAAAGGCCTTAGGACATAACTTACAAAGTTCTATAAATTTATCAGATTCTTCTTCAAGTTCTTTACCCACATGTTCAGAAGATATATTTACAAATTACGTGGGATCTTTAATG GAATACTGTGTCAAAAATAGAATGCCCGATCCCTGTTTTGATGTTGTTTCCATCACTGGAGAATCTCATAATCTCACATTTACAATGAGTTGTACTATTGGCTCTGTGAGCAAACAAGCGTCTGCAACTACAAAGAAAGCTGCCAAACAAAATGCAGCCAAAGAAATCTTGCAACATTTAGAAGTCAATACAAACTGCAACAGCACAGATATTGACGAAACAAGTGAAATAACAGAGGAATTTATGAATCTAAAGTTGGATTTACCCAGTAGTACAAATGGTCAAGAAATTGAAGACGTTTACACcaaattaaagaataaacctATTAAATCCGTAAAACATATAAGGATGAAGGAGTATCATATTATATTAGCTAACATGTTTAAACATACTTTCAAAATGCAAATGCATTATTTGAAGAGTCTGTATCGAAAGGGGGAATATTGCACAAGAAACGTAACCGAAATAAAAGCCATTATTGAAGACAGTTTGAACGCATCCATAAAAATGATGAATATTAGATCGCAAAAATATGATCGATGTATAGTTGGAGTCAAGTTAACAACTGTCCCTTTTGTGGTTCAATTTGGTATAGATAAAACTTTTGTGCTGGCAGAGAGGAAAGCCTTGAATAAACTAATTGGATATATAATGGTGTTCAGCATTTGA
- the LOC143361697 gene encoding LOW QUALITY PROTEIN: acidic mammalian chitinase-like (The sequence of the model RefSeq protein was modified relative to this genomic sequence to represent the inferred CDS: substituted 2 bases at 2 genomic stop codons) — MRQIPDHFSRRESLYACDLLVRRGQPQRRVQAVRRRVRSASLFTKHVKSHGAKALLSVGGASEKSKKFSNNAANGESRGRFVKSAISYWKKYNFDGLDVDXEYPNXNVTASALRSVLNKIPPPGLTRSRIRALRSMHISQAGKPDGFSQLGKLYLDFINVMTYDFNGYYNGYTVMNSPLYPSGREEHDDYYRQLNINASIHYWLHQGAPANKLIVGIPFSEGQQQTRSSCPTSGPGKKGPFTNDEGNIGYNEMCVKLKKGVVRTRKEDVPYADKGNQWVSYDDPSSVRLKAEFAKSHNLGGVMIWSFDTDDFHGNYGPKNALLKAINEVLKK; from the exons ATGCGA CAAATACCCGATCACTTCTCTCGACGTGAATCTCTGTACGCATGTGATCTACTCGTTCGTCGGGGTCAACCCCAAAGGAGAGTTCAAGCTGTTCGACGACGCGTCCGATCTGCCTCACTCTTCACCAAACATGTGAAGAGTCACGGTGCCAAGGCTCTGCTGTCCGTCGGCGGGGCCTCCGAGAAGTCGAAGAAGTTCTCCAACAATGCCGCGAACGGGGAGTCCCGCGGTCGGTTTGTAAAGAGCGCAATCAGCTACTGGAAGAAGTACAACTTCGACGGGCTGGACGTCGATTAGGAGTACCCGAATTAAAACG TTACAGCCTCAGCGCTGCGGTCGGTGCTGAACAAGATTCCGCCTCCAGGTCTTACGAGATCTCGAATTCGTGCattaaggtcaatgcatatctcacagGCCGGCAAGCCTGACGGTTTTTCCCAGTTAGGAAAACTTTACTTGGACTTCATCAACGTTATGACCTACGACTTCAACGGATACTACAACGGCTACACGGTCATGAATTCTCCGCTCTATCCGTCGGGTAGGGAAGAGCATGATGACTACTACCGGCAACTGAACATT AACGCCAGCATTCATTATTGGCTCCATCAAGGTGCCCCAGCCAACAAGCTCATCGTTGGAATACCATTCTCTGAAGGACAACAGCAAACACGGTCTTCATGCCCCACATCTGGGCCCGGGAAGAAGGGACCGTTCACCAACGACGAAGGTAACATTGGCTACAACGAGATGTGTGTGAAGCTGAAGAAAGGCGTCGTCCGAACTCGTAAGGAAGACGTGCCTTACGCGGACAAAGGTAACCAATGGGTCAGCTATGATGATCCAAG CTCGGTCAGGCTAAAGGCCGAATTCGCCAAGTCTCATAATCTCGGTGGTGTGATGATCTGGAGCTTCGATACTGACGACTTCCATGGAAACTATGGCCCCAAAAACGCGCTTCTCAAAGCTATCAATGAGGTTTTGAAAAAGT AA